A window from Triticum urartu cultivar G1812 unplaced genomic scaffold, Tu2.1 TuUngrouped_contig_4689, whole genome shotgun sequence encodes these proteins:
- the LOC125528182 gene encoding uncharacterized protein LOC125528182, translating to MKIILLLLILALLCVSVTARLKCPGVPYNGAVATCYHGCGMKLIYDLCIKTMQQGHIDLSPSHKEETTAYAILVLSAAVESTWTTSHTLTYQLQKNASISVQERAFYGACLTDYVAALNSLDHTLVVMLPNCFFQGINDDYLSALASLNSCRDRFIGPAMYTSPVYPLVLADRNKALLAYSLGKLLS from the coding sequence ATGAAGATCattctcctcctcctcatccttgCACTCCTCTGCGTGTCCGTCACCGCCCGCCTCAAGTGCCCCGGCGTGCCATACAACGGCGCTGTGGCGACCTGCTACCATGGTTGCGGTATGAAGCTCATCTACGACCTCTGCATCAAGACGATGCAACAGGGCCACATCGACCTATCTCCGTCGCACAAAGAAGAGACCACCGCGTACGCCATCCTCGTGCTAAGCGCCGCCGTGGAGTCCACGTGGACCACGTCGCACACGCTGACCTACCAGCTCCAGAAGAACGCGTCCATCTCCGTCCAGGAAAGGGCATTCTACGGGGCGTGCCTCACTGACTACGTCGCGGCGTTGAACTCCCTCGACCACACCCTCGTCGTGATGCTGCCGAACTGCTTCTTTCAGGGGATCAACGACGACTACCTCAGCGCGCTGGCCAGCCTGAATAGTTGCAGGGACCGGTTCATAGGGCCGGCTATGTACACGTCGCCGGTGTACCCCTTGGTTTTGGCCGACCGAAACAAGGCATTGCTGGCTTACTCGCTTGGCAAGTTGTTATCATGA